In a genomic window of bacterium HR17:
- the nuoG gene encoding NADH-quinone oxidoreductase subunit G, protein MAGYLTWDELVKAFWGKVPLEKEIPANILAGTTVGLRRRELPPEGKKVRVTIDGQTIEVPEGTLIIEAAKMLGIDIPHFCYHPRLEPVGVCRQCLVEVGTPRRNPDGTIATDEQGNPVIQWMPKPQPSCVMPVSDGMVVKVKSEAAEAARRAVMEFLLINHPLDCPVCDRGGECPLQNAAFVQGRPYSRFTEQKRTFVKPLPISPYIALDRERCIMCKRCIRFCDEIVGEKQLEQVERGWWSYIAVAEGEELDNIFSGNVIDICPVGALTSLQYRFAARPWELKRTETVCPKCPIHCSIFADCRFNFPVRFVPAGENLRVNDLWMCDIGRFEQRYPHPEHRIVTPLLRVNGALQEVGWERALDALAAMMRSAGHETVFLGTAAMTNEEAYLFQRFARSVVGSGSVDFMERDPLVSELVRQGGKVGSGVDVYALQKTDCALILGCNIYRHLPLAWLWILQAVKKRNAKLIVVGVTEDKPRMKRWAWKWLENVGTGDQGLDGFARALADALAGAKSYPPAHAVGVAPATLAEIAEALAKAQRPVVICASSDDPQPIAPETVLQLRQHLVKPDWDAVCYALHHANARGCMEAGLVPDYLPGLRPVSDEAMQLVLQRLWGNGTPPQRGHDVHSALEACKRGELQLVWAVDPSPVHELPTTVVDALGQAPYLVVSASVRTRLTEKAWLVLPDLTFVEKNGSYTNWAGTVQAVRRAVEPPAGARSLGRVLMTLAERLGKPMRYPAPRFVLSEMEHLRALSGLTRR, encoded by the coding sequence ATGGCGGGTTATTTGACATGGGACGAGTTAGTCAAGGCGTTTTGGGGTAAGGTGCCGCTGGAGAAGGAAATCCCTGCCAACATCTTGGCGGGCACGACGGTCGGTTTGCGGCGCCGGGAACTGCCGCCGGAAGGGAAAAAGGTGCGGGTCACGATTGACGGGCAAACGATAGAGGTGCCTGAAGGGACGCTCATCATTGAGGCTGCCAAGATGCTGGGCATTGACATCCCGCATTTTTGCTATCACCCACGCCTTGAGCCGGTCGGTGTGTGCCGACAATGTCTCGTGGAGGTCGGCACGCCTCGGCGCAACCCTGACGGGACTATCGCAACAGATGAGCAAGGCAACCCTGTCATTCAATGGATGCCCAAGCCGCAGCCGTCGTGCGTGATGCCGGTCAGTGACGGGATGGTCGTGAAGGTCAAGAGTGAGGCAGCGGAAGCGGCGCGGCGCGCGGTCATGGAGTTTCTGCTTATCAACCACCCGCTGGATTGCCCCGTGTGTGACCGGGGGGGCGAATGCCCCCTGCAAAATGCGGCGTTCGTGCAAGGGCGTCCTTATTCGCGCTTCACTGAACAAAAACGCACCTTTGTGAAACCTCTGCCCATCAGCCCCTATATCGCTCTTGACCGTGAGCGCTGCATCATGTGTAAGCGATGCATCCGCTTCTGCGACGAAATTGTCGGCGAAAAGCAGTTGGAGCAGGTAGAACGGGGTTGGTGGAGCTACATCGCGGTCGCGGAGGGTGAGGAACTGGACAACATCTTTTCGGGCAATGTGATTGACATCTGTCCCGTCGGAGCGCTGACGAGTTTGCAGTATCGGTTTGCGGCGCGTCCGTGGGAACTGAAGCGCACGGAAACCGTTTGTCCCAAGTGCCCCATCCATTGCAGCATCTTCGCCGATTGCCGTTTCAACTTCCCCGTGCGGTTTGTGCCAGCCGGCGAAAACTTGCGCGTCAATGACCTTTGGATGTGTGACATCGGGCGATTTGAGCAACGCTACCCACACCCGGAGCACCGCATCGTCACGCCCCTGCTGCGGGTCAACGGCGCATTGCAGGAAGTCGGTTGGGAGCGGGCGTTAGATGCGTTGGCGGCGATGATGCGAAGTGCGGGGCATGAGACGGTGTTTTTGGGGACAGCGGCGATGACGAATGAGGAAGCCTACCTGTTCCAACGGTTTGCCCGCAGCGTCGTCGGGTCAGGCAGCGTGGATTTTATGGAGCGCGACCCGTTGGTCAGCGAATTGGTGCGGCAGGGAGGCAAAGTCGGGTCAGGCGTGGACGTTTACGCCTTGCAAAAGACCGATTGCGCGCTCATCTTAGGCTGCAACATTTACCGCCACCTGCCCCTTGCGTGGCTGTGGATTTTGCAAGCAGTCAAGAAGCGCAACGCCAAACTCATCGTCGTCGGTGTGACAGAAGACAAGCCGCGCATGAAGCGGTGGGCGTGGAAGTGGCTGGAAAATGTGGGAACTGGGGATCAAGGGTTGGACGGGTTTGCCCGTGCGTTGGCCGATGCGCTGGCGGGAGCAAAAAGTTATCCGCCTGCTCATGCGGTAGGTGTTGCGCCTGCAACGCTCGCTGAAATTGCGGAAGCGTTGGCAAAGGCACAGCGCCCCGTCGTCATTTGTGCATCCAGCGACGACCCGCAGCCGATCGCACCAGAGACCGTGCTGCAATTGCGCCAACATCTCGTCAAGCCTGACTGGGACGCAGTGTGTTACGCCCTTCACCACGCCAATGCGCGGGGCTGTATGGAAGCGGGGCTGGTGCCCGACTACCTGCCCGGTTTGCGCCCGGTCAGCGACGAAGCGATGCAGTTGGTGTTGCAGCGGCTGTGGGGCAACGGGACGCCGCCACAACGGGGACACGATGTCCACAGCGCGTTGGAAGCCTGTAAGCGGGGCGAATTGCAATTGGTGTGGGCTGTTGACCCGTCGCCCGTTCACGAATTGCCCACCACAGTGGTTGATGCCTTAGGACAAGCCCCTTATCTCGTCGTCAGCGCATCGGTGCGGACGCGGTTGACGGAAAAGGCGTGGCTTGTTTTGCCCGATTTGACCTTCGTGGAGAAAAATGGCAGTTACACCAACTGGGCGGGGACAGTGCAAGCGGTGCGGCGTGCCGTTGAACCGCCAGCGGGCGCACGGTCGTTGGGGCGTGTGCTGATGACGCTGGCGGAACGGTTAGGCAAACCGATGCGGTATCCTGCGCCTCGCTTTGTCTTGAGTGAAATGGAACATCTACGGGCGCTCAGCGGGTTGACCCGCCGATAA
- the thrS gene encoding Threonine--tRNA ligase, whose translation MVTVKLPDGSQRTYAQQVTPLQVLRDWQPEREDEVLLAEVNGQVWDLFRPLPEGEVQLVFLTFDDPPARDAYRHTTAHILAQAVKELFPEAKLAIGPPIEDGYYYDFDVPRPFTPEDLARIEEKMREIVAADYPLERLELSKEEARQLLQRMGETYKLEILEGLQGETVSFYRQDGFVDLCRGPHVPSTGRIKALKLLSTSGAYWRGDERNPMLQRIYGTCFPTEAQLQEYLQRLEEAQRRDHRKLGRELHLFVVDETIGSGLVLWLPNGALVRKQIEDFWREQHLKRGYQLVFTPHIARDELWRRSGHLDLYSEFMFPTMQVEAHKYLLKPMNCPFHITIYKTQTRSYRDLPVRLCELGTVYRYERSGVLHGLLRVRGFTQDDAHIFCTPDQVKDEVKRAVQFALFMLRAFGFRVFEVKIATRPEGKFAGTLEGWERAERELREVAQELGLDYELDIGGGAFYGPKIDLFLRDALGRRWQCSTIQLDFNLPERLEVTYVGPDNKEHKVVMVHRALFGSIERFIAVLTEHYAGAFPVWLAPVQVAVLPIAERHLPYAMQVAERLQTEGVRVEVVAKSEPVAGRIFAAEARKIPYMLVVGDREAQASRVAVRERGRKDLGTMTVEQFVDWIKPQLKPPTMEQE comes from the coding sequence ATGGTGACGGTTAAACTGCCCGACGGCAGCCAGCGCACTTACGCCCAACAGGTCACGCCCTTGCAAGTGTTGCGGGATTGGCAGCCTGAGCGGGAGGACGAGGTTTTGTTGGCAGAAGTCAACGGGCAAGTGTGGGACTTGTTTCGCCCGTTACCTGAGGGCGAAGTGCAGTTGGTTTTTTTGACTTTTGACGACCCACCTGCCCGTGACGCCTATCGGCACACGACGGCGCACATTCTTGCCCAAGCGGTCAAGGAACTTTTTCCCGAAGCCAAACTCGCCATCGGTCCCCCCATTGAGGACGGCTACTACTACGACTTTGATGTCCCGCGCCCGTTCACGCCGGAGGACTTGGCGCGCATTGAGGAAAAGATGCGGGAAATTGTGGCGGCTGACTACCCGCTGGAACGATTGGAACTGAGCAAAGAGGAAGCACGCCAGTTGTTGCAACGCATGGGTGAAACTTACAAACTGGAAATCCTTGAAGGTTTACAAGGGGAGACAGTGAGTTTTTACCGCCAAGACGGATTCGTTGACCTTTGTCGCGGTCCACATGTGCCCAGCACGGGGCGCATCAAAGCGCTGAAGTTGCTGAGCACTTCGGGGGCTTATTGGCGGGGTGACGAGCGCAATCCGATGCTGCAGCGCATTTACGGGACTTGCTTTCCGACGGAAGCGCAACTACAAGAGTATCTGCAGCGCCTTGAGGAGGCGCAAAGGCGTGACCATCGGAAATTAGGGCGCGAGTTGCATTTGTTCGTCGTTGACGAGACCATCGGCTCAGGCTTGGTGCTTTGGCTGCCCAACGGGGCGTTGGTGCGCAAGCAGATTGAGGACTTTTGGCGGGAACAACATCTCAAGCGCGGCTACCAACTGGTCTTCACGCCCCACATCGCCCGCGATGAACTGTGGCGCCGCAGCGGTCACTTGGACCTTTACAGTGAGTTCATGTTCCCGACGATGCAGGTGGAAGCCCACAAGTATTTGCTCAAGCCGATGAACTGCCCGTTCCACATCACCATCTACAAGACGCAGACGCGCAGTTACCGCGATCTGCCCGTGCGGTTATGCGAATTGGGGACGGTTTACCGATACGAACGGTCGGGCGTCTTGCACGGGTTGCTTCGGGTGCGCGGGTTCACGCAGGATGACGCCCATATCTTTTGCACGCCCGACCAAGTGAAGGACGAGGTGAAAAGGGCTGTCCAATTCGCTTTGTTCATGCTCCGCGCCTTTGGCTTCAGGGTGTTTGAGGTCAAAATTGCCACGCGCCCGGAGGGCAAATTTGCGGGGACGCTGGAAGGGTGGGAGCGAGCGGAACGGGAGTTGCGGGAAGTCGCCCAAGAGTTGGGCTTGGACTACGAACTGGATATCGGCGGCGGGGCGTTTTACGGACCGAAGATTGACCTCTTTTTGCGCGACGCGTTGGGACGGCGGTGGCAATGTTCCACCATCCAGTTGGACTTCAACCTGCCTGAACGGCTGGAAGTGACTTATGTCGGACCCGACAACAAAGAGCACAAGGTCGTCATGGTCCATCGGGCGCTGTTTGGATCAATAGAGCGGTTCATAGCGGTGTTGACGGAGCATTATGCGGGGGCGTTTCCTGTTTGGCTGGCGCCGGTGCAGGTGGCGGTGTTGCCGATCGCCGAGCGTCATTTGCCGTACGCGATGCAGGTTGCCGAACGATTGCAAACGGAAGGGGTACGCGTGGAAGTGGTGGCGAAAAGTGAGCCAGTTGCGGGGCGAATCTTTGCCGCCGAAGCCCGCAAAATCCCCTACATGTTGGTCGTCGGTGACCGTGAGGCGCAGGCGAGCAGGGTAGCGGTGCGCGAGCGCGGGCGTAAGGATTTAGGGACGATGACAGTGGAGCAATTTGTAGACTGGATCAAACCGCAACTGAAGCCACCGACAATGGAGCAGGAGTGA
- the yesZ gene encoding Beta-galactosidase YesZ, which produces MAQGILRLSNLKVEQVTARPNLVPNCSFEQVSSGGTLIGWQWDKRNTDSTCTVDETQARSGKRSLKFINNTPFGAHVYGTLWLAEPIRLQAGKPYTLSAYIKSDDPGIAWIGGGANWQFRLRIPPTQGKWQRISMTFVPSERDTNFVLRIVTESPTKGFWVDDVKLEEGNEATFCQPYDERVVLEPTQIERNVEGDGEFTLTFDLFLPEPLPKALFRVQIGRTNFLQKSLPLQQGTWRVLVKGEAVGVDDSPKMLTLQLFDGSKRIASAETIVRFFSPQNASSRLNSLRRKLSALKSRLDSLKGKGMDISYPLVTFTVLENFVNYAEEDLKHSETRRAFMQISDMEAMAKRLERELSEALAGRRNFPEVPRWTGTERPKVVGPSFVAPVTFPSRPSSLAPRPVFFVGYGHFGQVRADIEKFPRYGINIIQIEFGPNSVFPSEGVVSEEPIRETLSVLDRAAKAGVAVNLLISPHYFPRWMLEKYPHLRKRREGFLQFCLHAPESQDLLKRYIAKVIPPLKDHPALHSICLTNEPVNAEEPCEFALRDWHDWLRNRHGNIQTLNKRWGTNFARFEDIPLPNPLNPTLPPSPQSIEFVRFNQEWFANWHKMLADVIKAIAPDLPVHAKAMTWTMVNDPDVRYGVDAELFASFSDINGNDSVNFYSHGIGEFAQGWLLNAMAYDLQRSVKDAPVFNSENHIIPDRETRYVPPEHIRAALWQGAVYGQSATTIWVWERTFDPKSDFAGSIMHRPACAEAAGLTCLDLNRLAEEVTALQKAPAQVAILHSVSSLVWDGGRYTDCRNKLYTALTFTGVKVGFVTERQLERGIEPDVPVLFVPNIVHLSDAAFETLKHYKGHIVLVGNGNLLSRNEYGIARNTGQWAQSKAEQIGFECGRTSWRDLWQALSEKLKALGVKPLVEVRDEKGARIWGVAWRCVETPRGVVINLCNYRHDPVKVRLWSNGEKITGIDLLGGEKLPRSFTLSPLQIRLLLVR; this is translated from the coding sequence ATGGCTCAAGGTATTTTGAGATTGAGCAACTTGAAAGTTGAACAAGTGACCGCCCGACCGAACCTTGTTCCCAACTGCAGTTTTGAGCAGGTTTCAAGCGGTGGTACCCTTATCGGTTGGCAGTGGGACAAAAGGAACACAGACTCAACTTGCACGGTTGACGAAACGCAGGCTCGCAGCGGTAAGCGCTCCCTCAAGTTCATCAACAACACCCCTTTTGGTGCCCATGTTTACGGGACACTCTGGCTGGCTGAACCAATTCGCTTGCAAGCAGGTAAACCTTACACGCTGAGCGCATATATCAAGTCTGATGACCCTGGCATCGCTTGGATTGGCGGAGGAGCCAATTGGCAATTTCGGCTCCGCATACCGCCAACTCAAGGCAAGTGGCAACGCATCAGCATGACCTTCGTCCCGTCGGAGCGGGACACCAATTTCGTGCTGCGAATTGTCACCGAAAGTCCGACAAAAGGTTTTTGGGTTGACGATGTGAAATTAGAGGAAGGCAACGAGGCAACTTTCTGTCAACCCTACGACGAACGAGTTGTTTTAGAACCGACTCAAATTGAGCGTAATGTTGAAGGCGATGGCGAATTCACTCTCACCTTTGACCTGTTTCTACCTGAACCTTTGCCGAAGGCGCTTTTCAGGGTTCAAATTGGACGAACCAACTTCTTGCAAAAATCGCTCCCGCTTCAGCAAGGCACATGGCGTGTTCTTGTCAAGGGTGAAGCGGTCGGGGTTGACGATTCGCCGAAAATGCTCACCTTGCAACTCTTTGACGGTAGCAAGAGGATTGCGAGTGCTGAAACCATTGTTCGCTTCTTTTCCCCGCAAAACGCTTCGTCCCGCCTGAACTCGCTGCGCCGGAAACTGTCTGCGCTCAAAAGCCGACTTGACAGTTTGAAAGGTAAAGGCATGGACATCAGTTACCCGTTGGTCACTTTCACCGTGCTTGAGAATTTCGTCAACTACGCTGAGGAAGACCTCAAACACAGCGAAACACGACGAGCCTTCATGCAAATTTCCGACATGGAAGCGATGGCGAAAAGGTTGGAACGAGAGTTGAGCGAAGCGCTGGCTGGCAGAAGAAACTTCCCTGAGGTCCCGAGATGGACGGGAACCGAACGACCGAAAGTCGTTGGGCCTTCATTTGTTGCCCCAGTTACCTTTCCATCTCGCCCTTCGTCCCTCGCCCCTCGTCCCGTTTTCTTCGTCGGCTACGGTCACTTTGGGCAAGTTCGCGCTGACATTGAAAAGTTCCCTCGCTACGGCATCAACATAATCCAAATTGAGTTCGGACCAAACAGCGTTTTCCCAAGTGAAGGGGTCGTTTCCGAAGAGCCGATTCGCGAGACTCTTTCCGTCCTTGACAGGGCCGCGAAAGCAGGGGTTGCTGTCAACCTGCTCATTAGCCCACACTATTTTCCCCGATGGATGCTGGAAAAATACCCGCATTTACGAAAGCGCCGTGAGGGTTTTTTGCAGTTTTGTCTGCACGCCCCTGAAAGCCAGGATTTGCTCAAGCGTTACATCGCCAAAGTAATCCCGCCACTCAAAGACCACCCTGCACTGCACAGCATTTGTCTGACTAACGAACCAGTTAACGCTGAAGAGCCATGTGAGTTTGCCCTTCGCGATTGGCACGATTGGCTTCGCAACCGACACGGAAACATTCAAACTCTCAACAAAAGATGGGGAACTAACTTTGCTCGTTTTGAAGACATTCCTTTGCCGAACCCGCTTAATCCGACCCTCCCTCCAAGTCCCCAATCCATTGAATTTGTTCGCTTCAACCAAGAGTGGTTCGCAAACTGGCATAAGATGCTCGCCGATGTAATCAAAGCAATTGCCCCCGACTTGCCCGTTCACGCAAAAGCGATGACTTGGACAATGGTCAATGACCCTGATGTGCGCTATGGTGTTGATGCTGAACTTTTCGCTTCCTTCAGCGACATCAACGGCAACGACAGCGTGAACTTCTATTCGCATGGCATCGGCGAGTTCGCTCAAGGCTGGCTACTCAACGCGATGGCATACGACTTGCAGCGGTCTGTCAAGGACGCCCCAGTCTTCAATAGCGAAAACCACATCATCCCCGACCGTGAGACCAGATATGTTCCGCCAGAACACATTCGTGCCGCTTTGTGGCAAGGCGCTGTTTACGGGCAGAGCGCGACGACAATTTGGGTGTGGGAACGAACTTTTGACCCTAAAAGCGATTTTGCGGGCAGCATCATGCACCGCCCTGCATGTGCAGAAGCAGCTGGATTGACTTGCCTTGACTTGAACCGACTTGCGGAAGAGGTAACAGCGCTCCAAAAAGCGCCAGCACAAGTCGCTATCCTTCACAGCGTTTCATCTCTCGTCTGGGACGGCGGTCGCTACACCGATTGCCGAAACAAACTTTACACAGCGTTGACTTTCACAGGTGTCAAGGTCGGGTTTGTCACAGAGCGGCAGTTGGAACGGGGAATTGAGCCTGATGTTCCCGTCCTGTTCGTTCCGAACATTGTCCACCTTTCAGATGCAGCCTTTGAAACTCTAAAGCACTACAAAGGTCATATCGTCCTCGTCGGAAATGGCAACCTGTTAAGCCGAAACGAGTATGGAATAGCGAGGAACACAGGACAATGGGCACAAAGCAAAGCGGAGCAAATTGGGTTTGAATGCGGCAGGACAAGTTGGCGTGACCTTTGGCAAGCCCTTTCAGAGAAGTTGAAAGCGTTAGGCGTTAAACCACTTGTGGAGGTTCGTGATGAAAAGGGAGCACGAATTTGGGGCGTTGCTTGGAGATGCGTTGAAACGCCAAGAGGCGTTGTCATTAACCTTTGCAATTACCGACACGACCCAGTGAAAGTGAGATTGTGGAGCAACGGAGAGAAAATCACGGGTATAGACTTGCTCGGTGGCGAGAAGTTGCCGAGAAGTTTCACCCTCTCACCTTTGCAAATTCGGCTCTTGCTGGTCAGGTAA
- the rpmI gene encoding 50S ribosomal protein L35 has product MAKHAKTKRTAAKRFKITGSGKVLRQRVGGQHYMLRKSKRRQRDLRRMVEVPKGYERALRALLPGQV; this is encoded by the coding sequence ATGGCAAAGCACGCCAAAACGAAACGGACTGCGGCTAAACGGTTCAAAATCACAGGCAGCGGTAAGGTGCTCCGCCAGCGCGTCGGCGGGCAACATTACATGCTTAGAAAGTCCAAACGCCGTCAGCGCGATTTGCGCCGCATGGTGGAAGTGCCCAAAGGCTACGAGCGCGCCCTGCGTGCCTTGCTGCCTGGACAAGTTTGA
- the acpS gene encoding Holo-[acyl-carrier-protein] synthase, producing MAIVGVGTDIVDVQRVRAMAERYGERFLRRVFCDEEMAYCQQFADPFPHLAARWAAKEAVAKALATGFAAGVTWRSICVVHLLWGEPTALLRDGALRWAQRLGVRYVWLSLSHTRDDAVAFCVLES from the coding sequence ATGGCGATCGTCGGTGTCGGCACGGACATCGTGGATGTGCAACGGGTGCGGGCAATGGCGGAGCGTTATGGTGAGCGGTTTCTGCGGCGGGTGTTTTGCGATGAAGAGATGGCTTACTGTCAGCAGTTTGCCGACCCGTTTCCGCACTTGGCAGCGCGCTGGGCGGCGAAGGAGGCTGTTGCCAAAGCCTTAGCGACGGGGTTCGCAGCAGGGGTAACTTGGCGGAGCATTTGCGTCGTGCATTTGCTGTGGGGTGAACCGACAGCACTGTTACGGGACGGGGCGTTGCGATGGGCACAACGGTTAGGCGTTCGTTATGTGTGGCTGTCGCTCTCGCACACCCGCGACGACGCCGTCGCTTTTTGTGTGCTGGAAAGTTGA
- the rplT gene encoding 50S ribosomal protein L20, producing the protein MRVKAGTVTRRRHKKWLKMAEGYWGLKSVVFRRAKEAVIRALNFAYRDRRQRKRDMRRWWIVRINAAARLNGLRYNEFMHGLKLAGITLNRKMLAELAVNDPDAFAVLATKAKEALTAKVGSRVA; encoded by the coding sequence ATGCGTGTCAAAGCGGGAACAGTGACCCGCCGTCGCCACAAAAAATGGCTGAAGATGGCGGAAGGGTATTGGGGGTTGAAGAGTGTCGTCTTCCGCCGCGCCAAAGAGGCGGTCATTCGGGCGTTGAACTTCGCCTATCGCGACCGCCGCCAACGCAAACGCGACATGCGCCGCTGGTGGATCGTCCGCATCAACGCCGCCGCCCGGCTCAACGGGTTGCGTTACAACGAATTCATGCACGGCTTGAAGTTGGCAGGCATTACGCTCAATCGCAAGATGCTGGCAGAACTGGCAGTCAACGACCCTGACGCCTTCGCCGTCCTCGCCACCAAGGCGAAGGAAGCCCTCACAGCCAAGGTAGGAAGCAGGGTGGCGTGA
- the infC gene encoding Translation initiation factor IF-3, whose product MNEQIRIPRVLVIDENGQKLGVMDTRDALRLARSKGLDLIEVAPHARPPVCRIMDYGKFKYQQQKRAKEARKHHKELKEIRLTPQISEHDLMHRVRSAEEFLQEGHRVRVFMQVRGRWAAHMDLGEAKLRHFAEQLSHLAVVESPIQHQGNVLSLLLAPRKEMKKPTEGVRPAATGAPPPPSTPSQPPTPSAQPPAPSQPDAPKVIEAVSSDQ is encoded by the coding sequence GTGAACGAGCAAATTCGCATCCCTCGGGTCTTGGTCATTGACGAAAACGGGCAGAAATTGGGCGTGATGGATACCCGCGATGCGTTGCGGTTGGCGCGGTCTAAGGGGTTGGACTTGATTGAAGTGGCTCCCCATGCCCGCCCGCCTGTCTGCCGTATCATGGACTACGGAAAGTTCAAGTATCAGCAGCAGAAGCGTGCCAAAGAAGCCCGCAAGCACCACAAGGAACTCAAAGAAATCCGCCTGACGCCTCAAATCAGTGAGCACGATTTGATGCATCGTGTCCGCAGTGCGGAGGAGTTTTTGCAAGAAGGGCATCGGGTGCGAGTCTTCATGCAGGTGCGGGGACGCTGGGCGGCACACATGGATTTGGGCGAGGCGAAATTGCGCCACTTTGCCGAGCAATTGAGCCACTTAGCCGTTGTGGAAAGCCCCATTCAGCATCAGGGCAATGTCTTGTCGCTGCTGTTAGCACCCCGCAAGGAGATGAAGAAGCCGACGGAAGGGGTGCGCCCAGCCGCCACTGGGGCGCCGCCACCGCCCTCAACGCCGTCCCAACCGCCGACGCCGTCGGCTCAACCGCCTGCGCCGTCACAACCTGACGCGCCGAAGGTGATAGAAGCCGTCAGCAGCGACCAATAG